A genomic segment from Spinacia oleracea cultivar Varoflay chromosome 3, BTI_SOV_V1, whole genome shotgun sequence encodes:
- the LOC110782414 gene encoding protein transport protein SEC24 C, with amino-acid sequence MSAPAYPGAPRPNTQRPSGPPAGYNPNFQRGPDPSLSQNFQNLQLNQQQNAPSQPPFGGPRGPPPFGQNAPPFGGPSPASRPGPPPPGVVPRGVGPPGGPPQSMIPPNMGPGRPSAPMPGQPSPFTSRGPPPGAPPPGVTPPQFQGSQPGPPQPGARPSSFGSSPLATGPFPSSSTQPRPINNGPPSFSGGFPGGPPVSSAGSQQPVARGPPPFGMQQSPMMRPHLGSQHAGAPPTESLSGPPQQASPFSVVPQHVQPPSGSPYGQPPSGSPFGQPPSGSPFGQPPSGSPFGQQPSGSPFGQQPWQTQPRQGAPSSFSSSVQPPTMYGMPPPMASQTMAGMPSAVGQTGGPMASKVDPSQIPRPFPSPSVVLYETRQGNQANPPPPATSEYIVTDTGNCSPRNMRCTISQIPCTSELLTTSGMPLALLVQPFALPHPSEEPIQVVDFGERGPLRCSRCKGYINPFMKFIDQGRQFICNLCGFTDETPRDYQCNLGPDGRRRDADERPELSKGTVEFVATKEYMVRDPMPAVFFFLVDVSMNAIQTGATAATCSAINQVIADLPEGPRTMVGIATFDSTIHFYNLKRALQQPLMLIVPDVHDVYTPLETDIIVQLSECRQHLELLLESIPTMFQSNMIADSAFGAAVKAAYLAMKSTGGKLLVFQSVLPSIGISALSVREAEGRANTSAGDKEAHKLLQPADKTLRELALELAEYQVCVDVFLNTQAYMDIASISVVARTTGGQVYYYYPFSALSDTAKLYNDLRWNVSRPQGFEAVMRVRCSQGLQVQEYTGNFCKRIPTDVDLPAIDCDKTITVTVKHDDKLQDGAECAFQCAILYTTVYGQRRIRVMNLSLSCTSTLPNIFRSADLDAQFTCFLKQAGSEIPTLPLSQVREHATNHCVNILHSYRKFCSTVQSTGQLILPEALKLLPLYTLALTKSTGLRTDGRIDDRSFWMSYASSVSAPLAVPLVYPRLIAINDLLSKETDGSLIPSALPLSSENISDDGIYLLENGMDALIYIGNAVNSNTLQELFGFSSVAEIPAQFVLQQHDNSMSKKLNEVINEIRRQRCSYLRLKLCRQGDSSGMLFFSYMVEDKSPMGLSYVEFLVHIHRQIQIKMD; translated from the exons ATGTCAGCTCCTGCATATCCAGGGGCACCTAGACCCAATACCCAACGTCCTTCTGGACCACCGGCCGGTTATAACCCTAATTTCCAGAGAGGCCCTGATCCTTCATTGTCTCAAAACTTCCAGAATTTGCAGCTCAATCAACAACAAAATGCTCCATCACAGCCTCCGTTCGGTGGGCCTAGAGGGCCACCCCCTTTTGGCCAGAACGCACCACCATTTGGTGGTCCTTCGCCCGCATCTAGGCCAGGACCCCCGCCACCTGGTGTTGTTCCTAGGGGTGTGGGGCCCCCCGGTGGACCTCCACAGAGTATGATTCCGCCAAATATGGGACCCGGTAGACCGTCAGCTCCTATGCCTGGTCAGCCTTCACCTTTCACTTCCAGAGGTCCTCCACCTGGAGCTCCCCCACCAGGGGTTACTCCCCCTCAGTTTCAAGGTTCGCAACCTGGACCCCCACAACCAGGTGCTCGTCCTTCTAGTTTCGGGTCTTCACCATTGGCCACAGGCCCGTTTCCTTCTTCCTCAACTCAACCACGCCCCATTAATAATGGGCCTCCTTCATTCTCTGGAGGATTTCCTGGTGGGCCTCCTGTTTCTTCAGCAGGATCTCAGCAACCTGTTGCAAGAGGCCCACCACCCTTTGGGATGCAGCAGTCTCCGATGATGCGTCCTCATCTTGGAAGTCAGCACGCTGGTGCTCCTCCGACCGAGTCTCTGTCAGGACCTCCACAACAAGCATCTCCGTTTTCCGTTGTACCTCAACATGTGCAACCACCATCTGGCTCTCCTTATGGGCAACCACCATCTGGCTCTCCTTTTGGGCAACCACCATCTGGCTCTCCTTTTGGGCAACCACCATCTGGCTCTCCTTTTGGGCAACAACCATCTGGCTCTCCTTTTGGGCAACAACCATGGCAGACACAACCTCGTCAG GGGGCTCCTTCCTCATTTTCCAGTTCTGTGCAACCACCAACAATGTATGGAATGCCACCACCAATGGCAAGCCAAACCATGGCTGGAATGCCATCAGCTGTTGGTCAAACGGGAGGTCCAATGGCATCAAAGGTTGATCCCAGCCAAATTCCTCGCCCCTTTCCAAGTCCATCAGTCGTCTTGTATGAGACTCGTCAAGGCAATCAGGCCAATCCTCCTCCG CCTGCTACGTCCGAGTATATTGTTACAGACACTGGAAATTGCAGCCCTCGCAACATGAGGTGTACAATTAGTCAG ATCCCATGCACAAGCGAGCTTTTGACAACATCTGGGATGCCATTGGCTTTGCTGGTTCAACCATTCGCTCTTCCTCATCCATCCGAGGAACCCATTCAG GTTGTTGACTTTGGGGAAAGAGGTCCGCTGCGATGCTCTCGCTGCAAAGGCTACATAAATCCTTTCATGAAGTTTATTGATCAGGGACGTCAGTTCATCTGCAACCTGTGTG GATTTACTGATGAAACTCCACGTGACTACCAGTGCAATCTTGGTCCTGATGGTCGGCGTAGAGATGCTGATGAACGGCCTGAATTGTCCAAAGGAACAGTTGAATTTGTTGCAACAAAAGAATACATG GTGCGTGATCCAATGCCTGCAGTGTTCTTCTTCCTTGTTGATGTTTCCATGAATGCCATACAGACTGGTGCGACTGCTGCTACTTGTAGTGCTATCAATCAAGTTATTGCTGATCTCCCA GAAGGTCCTAGAACTATGGTGGGAATTGCAACATTTGACTCAACAATACATTTCTACAATCTAAAACGGGCACTGCAGCAG CCGTTGATGCTCATAGTTCCTGATGTACACGATGTTTATACACCTCTGGAAACAGATATCATAGTTCAACTTTCCGAG TGCCGTCAACATCTAGAGCTATTGCTGGAAAGCATTCCAACCATGTTTCAGAGTAATATGATTGCTGATTCGGCCTTCGGTGCTGCAGTCAAG GCTGCATACTTGGCTATGAAGAGCACTGGAGGAAAGCTTTTAGTGTTTCAATCAG TATTACCATCAATTGGCATTAGCGCCCTTTCTGTTAGAGAAGCTGAAGGTAGAGCTAACACATCTGCTGGAGACAAG GAGGCTCATAAGTTGCTCCAGCCTGCAGATAAAACTTTGAGAGAACTGGCTTTAGAGTTGGCTGAATATCAG GTCTGCGTTGATGTGTTCCTTAACACCCAGGCATACATGGATATTGCTTCTATCTCTGTTGTGGCAAGGACTACTGGGGGACAG gtttattattattatccctTCTCGGCACTCTCTGATACTGCAAAGCTGTATAATGATCTTAGATGGAATGTATCAAGGCCACAGGGTTTTGAAGCTGTGATGCGTGTGCGTTGCAGCCAG GGTCTCCAAGTCCAAGAATACACTGGAAACTTCTGCAAACGTATTCCAACAGATGTCGACCTTCCTGCG ATTGACTGTGATAAGACTATAACAGTGACCGTAAAACATGATGATAAACTTCAAGATGGCGCAGAATGTGCTTTTCAG TGCGCCATTCTTTACACCACTGTTTATGGTCAAAGAAGAATCAGAGTCATGAATCTTTCTCTGTCATGTACAAGCACACTTCCTAATATATTCCGCTCAGCTGACTTGGATGCTCAATTCACATGTTTCTTAAAGCAAG CTGGAAGTGAAATTCCAACTTTGCCTCTCTCACAAGTCAGGGAGCATGCAACAAACCATTGTGTCAACATTCTGCATTCATATCGGAAATTTTGCTCAACAGTCCAATCTACTGGACAACTCATTTTGCCTGAAGCACTCAAACTTCTGCCTTTATACACCCTTG CATTAACTAAAAGTACCGGATTGAGAACTGATGGGCGAATAGATGACCGTTCGTTCTGGATGAGTTATGCTTCTTCCGTTTCTGCTCCTCTGGCAGTTCCATTGGTGTATCCTAGGCTGATAGCTATCAATGATCTACTTTCTAAG GAAACGGATGGTTCGCTTATTCCATCTGCACTCCCACTTTCTAGTGAAAACATCAGTGATGATGGAATCTATCTTCTTGAAAATGGCATGGATGCTTTAATTTATATAGGAAATGCCGTGAATTCTAATACTCTGCAGGAACTATTTGGCTTTTCATCAGTAGCTGAGATCCCTGCTCAG
- the LOC110782415 gene encoding uncharacterized protein, with amino-acid sequence MVAMAEELQSSDHQQKNVAKLLCEECNLKEFKYKCPACFRRTCSLPCVKSHKQLSGCTGKKTISDIIPLSEFDDSTLLSDYNLLEDVKRVADSAQRTRVKLCGYHPQFRLPFHLKALRSAAGRKGTKLLLLPSGMAKRENNQTRFNQRKKFISWTIEWRFNSTDVVLLEHGVHESTTLRSVIEKHLQPSPWRNKLRRFCEEPLENLKFFIRKYHKGNKAPYRELDLDTPLNHLFGGLVILEYPVIRVFLSSDTYDFEVVKDVRPPPPPSFRDFNRPDRDEPASPVGVTFKEEEIEEDESVHEPQIIIDRLKSSEKVHTHKTNPVGVQTIDKECKIENEEVFSCDVGKEVEMLDSKIEDFDFDQELIDAYSFLMEESNPDDFLNYKTEGEGHVDSTNVYFGGMEDLEEGEIPNSE; translated from the exons ATGGTAGCCATGGCAGAAGAGCTCCAATCCTCAGACCATCAACAGAAAAATGTCGCAAAATTACTATGCGAAGAGTGTAATTTAAAGGAATTCAAATACAAATGCCCAGCTTGCTTCCGCCGCACTTGCAGCCTTCCTTGCGTTAAGTCCCACAAGCAACTCTCTGGTTGTACTGGCAAAAAAACAATATCCGACATCATCCCCCTTTCTGAATTTGACGATTCTACACTTCTTTCTG ATTATAATTTGTTGGAAGATGTGAAAAGGGTAGCTGATTCTGCCCAGCGAACGCGTGTGAAACTATGTGGTTATCATCCTCAATTTAGGCTCCCTTTCCATCTTAAAGCACTTCGGAGTGCTGCGGGGAGGAAAGGAACTAAGCTTTTGTTACTTCCTTCTGGGATGGCTAAAAGGGAGAATAATCAAACTAGATTCAATCAAAG GAAGAAATTTATCTCGTGGACGATTGAATGGCGATTTAATTCAACTGATGTTGTTTTGCTTGAACACGG GGTGCACGAAAGCACAACTTTGCGGTCAGTAATTGAGAAGCATCTGCAACCTAGTCCGTGGAGAAATAAGTTGAGGAGATTCTGTGAAGAACCTCTTGAAAATCTCAAGTTTTTTATTCGTAAATATCACAAG GGCAACAAAGCACCATACCGTGAGCTGGATTTAGATACACCTTTGAACCATTTGTTCGGTGGTTTAGTCATCTTGGAATACCCCGTTATTCGTGTTTTCCTCTCGTCAGACACCTATGATTTTGAAGTAGTTAAAGACGTCAGACCACCCCCTCCTCCAAGTTTCCGGGACTTCAACAGACCCGACAGAGATGAGCCTGCAAGTCCTGTAGGTGTTACCTTCAAAGAAGAAGAGATTGAAGAAGATGAATCAGTTCATGAACCTCAAATTATTATAGATCGTCTGAAAAGCTCAGAGAAAGTTCATACACATAAAACAAACCCGGTTGGGGTTCAGACGATTGACAAGGAATGTAAAATTGAAAATGAAGAGGTATTTTCATGTGATGTTGGAAAGGAAGTTGAAATGTTGGATTCGAAAAttgaggattttgattttgatcagGAATTGATTGATGCGTATTCGTTCTTGATGGAAGAAAGTAACCCAGATGACTTTCTGAACTACAAAACTGAAGGTGAGGGTCATGTAGATAGTACTAATGTGTACTTTGGAGGTATGGAGGATTTAGAAGAGGGGGAAATTCCCAATTCTGAATAA
- the LOC110782416 gene encoding cysteine and histidine-rich domain-containing protein RAR1: MKEWSCCKKKSHDFSLFMDIPGCKTGTHTTEKPVLTKAAPSRRNPTPVPSPVSGPTTATSAKDTCSRCRQGFFCSDHGSKPNPKPVDSQAAAAAEVTVTASAPPRKAIDITEPQICKNKGCGQTFKEIDNHDAACSHHPGPAVFHDRMRGWKCCDVHVKEFDEFMNIPPCTKGWHSADPSS, from the exons ATGAAAGAGTGGAGCTGTTGCAAGAAAAAAAGTCATGACTTCAGCTTGTTTATGGATATTCCAGG ATGCAAAACGGGTACACACACAACTGAGAAGCCTGTGCTCACCAAGGCCGCCCCAAGTCGAAGGAACCCCACTCCTGTTCCTAGTCCTGTCTCAGGTCCTACAACAGCCACATCAGCAAAAGACACTTGCTCTAGGTGCAGACAGGGGTTTTTCTGCTCAGACCACG GTTCAAAGCCAAATCCCAAACCAGTGGATTCACAAGCAGCTGCCGCTGCAGAAGTGACTGTAACTGCTTCTGCTCCCCCCCGGAAGGCAATCGACATAACTGAGCCTCAAATATGTAAGAATAAGGGATGCGGTCAAACATTTAAAGAGATTGATAACCATGATGCTGCATGCAGCCATCATCCCGGGCCTGCCGTTTTCCACGACCGAATGAGAGGG TGGAAATGCTGTGATGTTCATGTGAAGGAATTTGACGAGTTCATGAACATTCCACCTTGCACAAAGGGATGGCACAGTGCTGATCCGTCATCATAG